From Strix uralensis isolate ZFMK-TIS-50842 chromosome 1, bStrUra1, whole genome shotgun sequence, a single genomic window includes:
- the PTER gene encoding N-acetyltaurine hydrolase isoform X1: protein MPSLRGKAQTVLGPVEPDHLGYTLTHEHLTMNYSSCFCPPSPGQEPLSDGPIEMKNLFWIKQNPYSHKENLLLYQETDAVKEELFHFKAAGGGTIVENTTTGIGRDMNTLKKLAEETGVHIIAGAGFYVDSTHSSQTQSMTVEQLTGIIVDEILNGADGTNIKCGVVGEIGCSWPLTESEHRVLQATAQAQSQLGCPVIIHPGRNSDAPFQIIRILQEAGADASKTVMSHLDRTIFDTKKLLEFAKLGCYLEYDLFGTEFLHYQFHPDIDMPSDNERIARIRMLIDEGYEDRILIAHDVHTKNRLMKYGGHGYSHILKNIVPKMLIRGISQEKIDKILLANPKQWLTFK from the exons ATGCCTTCCTTGAGAGGGAAAGCACAGACTGTCTTGGGCCCTGTGGAGCCAGACCACCTTGGCTATACGTTGACTCATGAACACTTGACTATGAACTACAGCAGCTGTTTTTGTCCACCTTCTCCAGGCCAAGAGCCTCTGTCTGATGGGCCCATTGAGATGAAGAACTTGTTTTGGATTAAGCAAAATCCCTACAGCCATAAAGAAAACCTTCTTTTGTATCAGGAAACAGATGCTGTGAAGGAGGAgctgtttcattttaaagcagcagGTGGTGGGACAATTGTGGAAAACACAACCACAGGAATTGGTCGGGATATGAATACTTTGAAGAAACTTGCTGAAGAAACTGGAGTCCATATTATTGCTGGGGCTGGGTTTTATGTGGATTCCACTCATTCTTCTCAAACACAGTCCATGACAGTGGAGCAG CTTACAGGCATTATTGTTGATGAGATACTCAATGGAGCAGATGGGACTAACATCAAATGTGGTGTAGTGGGAGAAATAGGTTGCTCCTGGCCTTTGACTGAGAGCGAGCACAGAGTGCTTCAGGCAACAGCACAGGCTCAGTCACAGCTTGGGTGCCCCGTGATCATCCATCCTGGCAGGAACAGCGATGCACCGTTCCAGATTATCCGCATTCTGCAGGAAGCTGGAGCTGATGCTTCAAAGACAGTCATGTCTCACCTCGACAG GACCATATTTGATACAAAGAAACTTCTGGAATTTGCTAAACTTGGATGCTATTTAGAGTATGACCTATTTGGCACAGAATTTCTTCATTACCAGTTCCATCCTGATATTGACATGCCGAGCGACAATGAAAGAATCGCAAG GATTCGTATGCTGATCGATGAAGGCTATGAAGACAGAATTCTGATCGCTCATGATGTGCACACTAAGAATAGGTTGATGAAATATGGAGGTCATGGATATTCACATATCCTTAAAAATATAGTTCCTAAAATGCTAATTAGAGGCATATCTCAAGAAAAAATTGATAAAATACTCCTAGCAAATCCAAAGCAGTGGTTGACTTTTAAGTAA
- the PTER gene encoding N-acetyltaurine hydrolase isoform X2 has product MPSLRGKAQTVLGPVEPDHLGYTLTHEHLTMNYSSCFCPPSPGQEPLSDGPIEMKNLFWIKQNPYSHKENLLLYQETDAVKEELFHFKAAGGGTIVENTTTGIGRDMNTLKKLAEETGVHIIAGAGFYVDSTHSSQTQSMTVEQLTGIIVDEILNGADGTNIKCGVVGEIGCSWPLTESEHRVLQATAQAQSQLGCPVIIHPGRNSDAPFQIIRILQEAGADASKTVMSHLDRTIFDTKKLLEFAKLGCYLEYDLFGTEFLHYQFHPDIDMPSDNERIARIRMLIDEGYEDRILIAHDVHTKNRLMKYGGHGYSQQSRETSCTPASFCKDATPKVKIYYIIQF; this is encoded by the exons ATGCCTTCCTTGAGAGGGAAAGCACAGACTGTCTTGGGCCCTGTGGAGCCAGACCACCTTGGCTATACGTTGACTCATGAACACTTGACTATGAACTACAGCAGCTGTTTTTGTCCACCTTCTCCAGGCCAAGAGCCTCTGTCTGATGGGCCCATTGAGATGAAGAACTTGTTTTGGATTAAGCAAAATCCCTACAGCCATAAAGAAAACCTTCTTTTGTATCAGGAAACAGATGCTGTGAAGGAGGAgctgtttcattttaaagcagcagGTGGTGGGACAATTGTGGAAAACACAACCACAGGAATTGGTCGGGATATGAATACTTTGAAGAAACTTGCTGAAGAAACTGGAGTCCATATTATTGCTGGGGCTGGGTTTTATGTGGATTCCACTCATTCTTCTCAAACACAGTCCATGACAGTGGAGCAG CTTACAGGCATTATTGTTGATGAGATACTCAATGGAGCAGATGGGACTAACATCAAATGTGGTGTAGTGGGAGAAATAGGTTGCTCCTGGCCTTTGACTGAGAGCGAGCACAGAGTGCTTCAGGCAACAGCACAGGCTCAGTCACAGCTTGGGTGCCCCGTGATCATCCATCCTGGCAGGAACAGCGATGCACCGTTCCAGATTATCCGCATTCTGCAGGAAGCTGGAGCTGATGCTTCAAAGACAGTCATGTCTCACCTCGACAG GACCATATTTGATACAAAGAAACTTCTGGAATTTGCTAAACTTGGATGCTATTTAGAGTATGACCTATTTGGCACAGAATTTCTTCATTACCAGTTCCATCCTGATATTGACATGCCGAGCGACAATGAAAGAATCGCAAG GATTCGTATGCTGATCGATGAAGGCTATGAAGACAGAATTCTGATCGCTCATGATGTGCACACTAAGAATAGGTTGATGAAATATGGAGGTCATGGATAT TCACAGCAATCACGTGAAACTTCATGCACACCAGCTTCTTTTTGTAAGGATGCAACACCAAAAGTCAAAATATATTACATAATACAGTTTTAA
- the C1QL3 gene encoding complement C1q-like protein 3 encodes MVLLLVILIPVLVSSAGTSAHYEMLGTCRMVCDPYGGTKAPSTAATPDRGLMQSLPTFIQGPKGEAGRPGKAGPRGPPGEPGPPGPVGPPGEKGEPGRQGLPGPPGAPGLNAAGAISAATYSTVPKIAFYAGLKRQHEGYEVLKFDDVVTNLGNHYDPTTGKFTCSIPGIYFFTYHVLMRGGDGTSMWADLCKNNQVRASAIAQDADQNYDYASNSVVLHLEPGDEVYIKLDGGKAHGGNNNKYSTFSGFIIYAD; translated from the exons atggtgctgctgctggtcaTCCTCATCCCGGTGCTGGTCAGCTCGGCCGGCACCTCGGCGCACTACGAGATGCTGGGCACCTGCCGCATGGTCTGCGACCCCTACGGCGGCACCAAGGCGCCCAGCACGGCGGCCACGCCCGACCGCGGCCTCATGCAGTCCCTGCCCACCTTCATCCAGGGGCCCAAGGGGGAGGCCGGCCGGCCGGGCAAAGCGGGGCCCCGCGGGCCCCCGGGGGagccggggccgcccggcccggtgGGGCCGCCGGGTGAGAAGGGCGAGCCGGGGCGGCAGGGCCTGCCGGGCCCCCCCGGGGCGCCGGGGCTGAACGCGGCCGGGGCCATCAGCGCCGCCACCTACAGCACCGTCCCCAAGATCGCCTTCTACGCCGGCCTCAAGCGGCAGCACGAGGGCTACGAGGTGCTCAAGTTCGACGACGTGGTCACCAACCTGGGCAACCACTACGACCCCACCACCGGCAAGTTCACCTGCTCCATCCCCGGCATCTACTTCTTCACCTACCATGTGCTCATGCGGGGCGGCGACGGCACCAGCATGTGGGCCGACCTCTGCAAGAACAACCAG GTTCGAGCTAGTGCGATTGCTCAGGATGCTGATCAGAACTACGACTATGCCAGTAACAGCGTGGTTCTTCATTTGGAGCCAGGAGACGAAGTTTACATTAAATTAGATGGAGGAAAAGCACATGgaggaaacaacaacaaatacagcACATTTTCTGGATTTATTATTTATGCCGACTGA